In the genome of Bradyrhizobium sp. CB3481, the window GACGCTCTCCGACCTCGCGCGTCTCGGCAAGGACAAGCGCTTCATCGTCTCGACCAAGGGCAATGAAGGCAACGCGCGGACCAACACGCTGGAATTCAACTTCCGCCGCAAGGAACTGTCCGACATCAAGGTACGCCGCGCCATCGCGCATGCGATCAACGTGCCGTTCTTCATCGAGAATTTCCTCGGCGATTTCGCCAAGCTCGGCACCGGGCCGATCCCTTCGACCTCGACCGACTTCTATCCTGGCGCGGACACGCCGCAATATCCCTATGACAAGGCCAAGGCGGCCGCGCTGCTCGACGAAGCCGGCTTCAAGGCGGCGCGCGGCGGCACGCGCTTTTCGCTAAAACTGTTGCCGGCGCCCTGGGGCGAGGACATCTCGCTGTGGTCGACCTTCATCCAGCAATCGCTTGGCGAGATCGGCATTCCCGTCGAGATCGTCCGTAACGATGGCGGCGGCTTCCTCAAGCAGGTCTATGACGAGCACGCCTTCGACATCGCGACCGGCTGGCATCAATACCGCAACGACCCAGCCGTCTCGACCACGGTGTGGTATCGCTCAGGCCAGCCCAAGGGCGCGCCCTGGACCAACCAGTGGGGCTGGGAAGACAAGAACGTCGACAAGACCATCGACGATGCCGCGACCGAGGTCGATCCGGCCAAGCGCAAGGCGCTGTACGCCCAGTTCGTCAAGGAGGTGAACACGGAGCTGCCGGTCTGGATGCCGATCGAGCAGATTTTCCTCACCACGATCACGGCCAAGGCGCGTAACCACTCCAATACCCCGCGCTGGGGCTCGACGAGCTGGCATGATCTTTGGCTTTCGGCTTAAGCCGATATCCGCCAAGATAGGTCTATGCGCATCTTGACCCTTGCGGGGCGGCGGCTTGCCGCCTCGATCCCGACCCTTGTCCTGATCCTGATCGGTGTGTTTCTGCTGCTGCAGTTCGCGCCGGGCGATACCGTCGACGCCATGATGGCGCAGATGGGCGGTGGCGATGCCGCGACCGCCAAGGCGCTCCGCCAATTCTATGGGCTCGATCTCTCGATCCCAGCGCAGCTCGGCAACTATCTGTGGCGGCTGGTGCGGCTCGATCTCGGCTTCTCCTCGATCTATGGCAAGCCGGTGGCCTCGGTCATTCTGGAACGGCTGCCGCCGACCATCCTCCTGATGACGGCCTCGCTGTCGTTTGCGTTCTTCTTTGGCCTCGTCTTCGGCGTGATCGCCGCCCGCGGCGTCAACCGCTGGCCGGATACGCTGATCTCCACCCTCGGCCTGATCTTCTACGCGACGCCCTCGTTCTGGTTCGGCCTGATGGCGATCGTGGTATTTTCCGTTTACCTGCAGTGGCTGCCGCCCGGCGGTTTCGAGGATATCGGTGCGGTACAGACGGGCATCTGGCGCGTGCTGGATATTGCAAGCCATCTGGTGCTGCCGACGCTGACGCTCGGGCTGATCTTCCTGGCGATCTACCTGCGCATCATGCGCGCCTCCATGCTCGAGGTGTTGAACCTCGATTATGTACGCACCGCCCGCGCCAAGGGTCTCGACGAGACGCGGGTGGTGACGCGGCACGTGCTGCGCAACGCCCTGCTCCCGATGGTGACGCTGATCGGGCTGCAGGCCGGCACCATGCTCGGCGGATCGGTGGTGGTCGAAAGCGTGTTCTCGCTGCCGGGGCTCGGACGGCTCGCCTATGAATCGGTAGTGCAGCGCGACCTCAATACGCTGCTCGGCATCGTCTTCGTCTCGGCGCTGCTCGTCATCACCGTGAACTTCGTCGTCGACCTCATCTATGCGCGGCTCGATCCGCGTATCACGGCGGAGGGCTAGCGCCATGGATGCGGTCAAACGCTATTTCCGAAGCCCCGCCGCAGTCGCGGGCCTGATCCTGCTTCTGATCGTAATCGGGATGGCTATCTCGGCCGGCTGGCTCTACCCGCGCGATCCGTTGGCGCTCGCCGGCCGTCCCCTGGTCTGGCCGTTCTCCAATCCGCGCTTCCTGCTCGGCACCGATAATTCGGGGCGCGATATCGCCGCCCAGATTTTCTACGGCGCACGGATCTCGCTCTTGATCGGCGGCGTCGCCACCGCGATTGCGATCCTGATCGGCATCCTCGTCGGCGCCTTCGCCGGCTATTACGGCGGCTGGGTCGATAACGTCCTGATGCGGATCACCGAGGCGTTCCAGACGCTGCCGAACTTCGTTTTGCTCTTGGTGCTGGTCGCCGTATTCGGCTCGACGCTGACCACCGTCACCATAGCTGTCGGCGTGGTGTCGTGGCCGGCGCCGGCGCGGCTGACCCGCGCCGAGTTTCTTTCGTTGCGCAACCGCGAATTCGTCCAGGCCGGCCGGACGCTCGGCATGAAGAACATCCAGCTGATCTTCGGCGAGATCCTGCCCAATGCGCTGCCGCCGGTCATTGTCTATGCCAGCGTGGTGATGGCGGTCGCGATCCTGCTTGAGAGCGCGCTCGCCTTCCTGCGGCTGTCCGATCCCAACGTGGCGTCGTGGGGCAATCTGATCGGCCTCGGGCGCGATGTGCTCCGCGTGCAGTGGTATGTCTCGGCGATCCCGGGGATTGCGATCCTCGTTACCGTGCTTGCAGTTTCGCTGGTCGGCCAGGGCCTCAACGACGCGCTCAATCCGAGGCTGAAGGGCCGATGAGCGAGCACGAAACCATACTGTCGCTCGACCGCCTGAGCGTGCGCCTGCCCGCCGGCGCCGACCGGACGCATGCGCTCCGGGAGGTGTCACTCGACATCGCCTCGAACGAAATCCTCTGCGTGGTCGGCGAGTCCGGTTCGGGCAAGTCGATGATGGCGAATGCCGTGATGCGGCTGTTGCCGAATGACGTGACGATCGATGACGGCCACGCGATCTTCGAGGGCCGCGATCTCTGCACGATTTCCGACGCCGATATGCGCGAGGTGCGCGGCGACGGCATCGCAATGATCTTCCAGGAGCCGATGACGGCGCTCAATCCGCTCCGCACCATCGGCGACCAGATCGCCGAGATGTTTTCGATCCACACCGATCTGTCGAAGGCGGAAATCAATACACGGGTGCTGGCGCTGCTGACGGATGTCCGCATTCCCGATCCCAAGTCGGCGGCAAAGGCCTATCCGCACGAGCTGTCCGGCGGCCAGCGGCAGCGTGCCATGATCGCGATGGCGCTGGCGCTCGACCCCAAGCTTTTGATCGCCGACGAGCCGACCACCGCGCTCGACGTCACCACGCAGGCGCAGATCCTAAAACTGATCCGCGACCTGCAGCAGCGCCGCAAAACGGCGGTGATGTTCATCACCCATGATTTCGGCGTGGTCGCCGAGATCGCCGACCGCGTGGTGGTGATGCAGCACGGCATCATCGTCGAACAGGGCACAGCGACGGAGGTGCTGCATCATCCGCAGCATGCCTATACTAAACAGCTCATCGCTGCCGTGCCGCCGCTGAAGGCGCCGCCGCCGCGGGCACTTGCCACCGACAACATTCTAACGATTACCGATGTCTCCAAGACCTATCGCACCGGCGGCTTTCTCGGCCGCGGCGCGCGGGTGACGGCGGCGGTGAAAAACGTATCGCTCGCCCTGCCGCGCGGGGCGACCCTCGGCATTGTCGGCGAATCCGGATCCGGCAAATCGACGCTGGCGCGCTGCATCGTGCGACTAATCGACCCCGATAGCGGCTCGATCGTGCTCGACGGCGACGACTGGGCAAAACTGTCACGCGAAGAAGTTCGCCGCGAGACGCGCCATATCCAGATGGTGTTCCAGGACCCCTTTGCCTCGCTCAATCCACGACGCAAGGCAGCGGAATTGGTGGCACAGGGCCCAATCGTGCACGGCACGCCGCGGGCCGAGGCGATCGCGCATGCCAGAGAACTGTTTGCGTTGGTCGGGCTCGACCCTGCGGCCGGCGACCGCTATCCGCACGAATTCTCCGGCGGCCAGCGCCAGCGCATCGGACTTGCTCGCGCGCTGGCGCTGAAGCCCGACGTGCTGGTGGCCGACGAGCCGGTCTCCGCACTCGACGTCTCCGTGCAGGCGCAGGTGCTGAAGCTGCTCGCAGAGCTGCGTCAGCGGCTCGGGCTTTCCATCATCTTCATCACCCACGATCTGCGCGTCGCCGCGCAAATCTGCGACCTCGTTGCCGTCATGAAGGACGGCGAAGTGGTCGAGCACGGACGCGCGGCAGACGTATTCGGCAATCCGCAGCATCCCTATACACAGGCGCTGCTCGACTCGATTCCGGGCGGGGAGTTTGCGAGAGAGCACGCGACGGAGGCGGTGGTATAGCTCCCTCTCCCCGCTCTTCTGCGGGGAGAGGGTTGGGGTGAGGGGCTGCGTCCGCATACTCCAATGTTAGCTGGATTCGCGGAGAGAGCCCCTAACCCCGACCCTCTCCCCGTGAAGAACGGGGAGAGGGAGAACCAAAAGCATCAGCGGCGCGACGCGAGGAAATATTCCGCCCATCGCAATAGCTCGAAGCGGTCGCCTCCAACCGGCTCCTGCGCATCGCGATACCGGTAGAGCACCAGCATCCAGGGCGCGATCTTGCGTAGCAGGCCATGCGCCACATAGGTCACCGGCTCCGTGAACGGCAGCGCCAGCTCGCTCTCCGGCGCGCCCTGGACAGCCCTGGCCAATTCGCGGCCGAGCGGCATCGTCAGCGCGACGGCGCGGCCGTTGCAGCCGGTCCAGCCATAGGCATTCGGTCCCAGACGATGGATGCGCGGCAGAAAATCCGCCGTCATGCCGACATAACCGTTCCAGACATAATCGAACGAGACCTCGCCGATTTGCGGCCACAGCCGCTGCAACCGCGCGGTGACGCGCGCCTTGATACGCTCGACCTTGTTGCCGGGGCCGAGCACCGCGCCGCCGGTGACGAGACGATTTCTCGCGTCGTAGCGCGCGAAATAGAGTTCGCCATGGGTATCCGACATCGCCTGCCGTCCCGGGATGATGGTCTTGCGGACGTTGTCGGATAAAGGCTGCGTCGACATTTGCCACGACAGTACCGGCATCACCTCGCGCGCAATCTCAGGCACCAGCGATTTCGAGAACTCGCCGCTATAGGCATTGGTCGCCATCACCAGCGCGCGGCCGGAAATCTCGCCCTTGGCGGTCTTCACCACCCACCGGTCGCCACGGCGCTCGAAACTCTCCGCGGGCGAGCGCGCGTAGATGCGCGCGCCGAGATCGAGCACGGTGCGCGCGAGACCGCGCGCCAGCGCCAGCGGATTGATGTGGCCGCCGGTCTTGTTCCAGAAGCCGCCGTACCATGCATCGGAGCCGAGCATGTCACGCGTCTGCTCGCGCGACAAAAGCTCCACCGGCGCGCCGAATTTCGACCATTGCCGCACGCGGCGTTCCGCGATCTTGATGCGGCCGGGCGAATGCACCGGCTGCACCCAGCCGGCCTGCTCGCCCTCTGCTTCGATGTTGTAGCGGCGTATCACGTCAAAGAGATAGGAAGCGCTGTCACGCAGCATGCCGACAAAGCGTTCTCCGGCCTCGCCGTGCCTGGCAACGATATCCTCCGGATCAGGCCGCGACAGCGTCGGAATCACCTGGCCATTGTTGCGGCCCGACGCGCCCCACCCGGGTTCAGCGGCCTCGACGATCGCAACATCGACGCCGGCCTCGCGCAGATGCAGCGCGGTGGAAAGGCCGGTGAAACCACCGCCGATCACGATCACATCCGCCTGCTGCGTGCCGATCAGTTCGGACAATTCGGGCCCCGATGGCGTCACGGCCGCCCATAGTGAATCGGGCCAGCGGACGTTACTCGTATTCATCGGCATCA includes:
- a CDS encoding ABC transporter substrate-binding protein, translated to MDLTRLEINRRTALLTSAAIAANVINPMRAFAQETPRKGGVFNVHYGAEQRQLNPSIQASTGVYIIGGKIQENLVDLDASGQPVGVLAESWEATPDGKTVTFKLRQGVTWHDGKPFTSADVEFTAMNMWKKILNYGSTLQLFLTAVETPDAHTAIFKYERPMPLNLLLRALPDLGYVSAKHLYESGDIRQNSTNLAPVGTGPFKFVKYERGQYIIADRNENYWRPNAPYLDRIVWKVITDRAAAAAQMEAGELHYSPFSGLTLSDLARLGKDKRFIVSTKGNEGNARTNTLEFNFRRKELSDIKVRRAIAHAINVPFFIENFLGDFAKLGTGPIPSTSTDFYPGADTPQYPYDKAKAAALLDEAGFKAARGGTRFSLKLLPAPWGEDISLWSTFIQQSLGEIGIPVEIVRNDGGGFLKQVYDEHAFDIATGWHQYRNDPAVSTTVWYRSGQPKGAPWTNQWGWEDKNVDKTIDDAATEVDPAKRKALYAQFVKEVNTELPVWMPIEQIFLTTITAKARNHSNTPRWGSTSWHDLWLSA
- a CDS encoding ABC transporter permease; translated protein: MDAVKRYFRSPAAVAGLILLLIVIGMAISAGWLYPRDPLALAGRPLVWPFSNPRFLLGTDNSGRDIAAQIFYGARISLLIGGVATAIAILIGILVGAFAGYYGGWVDNVLMRITEAFQTLPNFVLLLVLVAVFGSTLTTVTIAVGVVSWPAPARLTRAEFLSLRNREFVQAGRTLGMKNIQLIFGEILPNALPPVIVYASVVMAVAILLESALAFLRLSDPNVASWGNLIGLGRDVLRVQWYVSAIPGIAILVTVLAVSLVGQGLNDALNPRLKGR
- a CDS encoding ABC transporter ATP-binding protein, translating into MSEHETILSLDRLSVRLPAGADRTHALREVSLDIASNEILCVVGESGSGKSMMANAVMRLLPNDVTIDDGHAIFEGRDLCTISDADMREVRGDGIAMIFQEPMTALNPLRTIGDQIAEMFSIHTDLSKAEINTRVLALLTDVRIPDPKSAAKAYPHELSGGQRQRAMIAMALALDPKLLIADEPTTALDVTTQAQILKLIRDLQQRRKTAVMFITHDFGVVAEIADRVVVMQHGIIVEQGTATEVLHHPQHAYTKQLIAAVPPLKAPPPRALATDNILTITDVSKTYRTGGFLGRGARVTAAVKNVSLALPRGATLGIVGESGSGKSTLARCIVRLIDPDSGSIVLDGDDWAKLSREEVRRETRHIQMVFQDPFASLNPRRKAAELVAQGPIVHGTPRAEAIAHARELFALVGLDPAAGDRYPHEFSGGQRQRIGLARALALKPDVLVADEPVSALDVSVQAQVLKLLAELRQRLGLSIIFITHDLRVAAQICDLVAVMKDGEVVEHGRAADVFGNPQHPYTQALLDSIPGGEFAREHATEAVV
- a CDS encoding FAD-binding oxidoreductase, with product MNTSNVRWPDSLWAAVTPSGPELSELIGTQQADVIVIGGGFTGLSTALHLREAGVDVAIVEAAEPGWGASGRNNGQVIPTLSRPDPEDIVARHGEAGERFVGMLRDSASYLFDVIRRYNIEAEGEQAGWVQPVHSPGRIKIAERRVRQWSKFGAPVELLSREQTRDMLGSDAWYGGFWNKTGGHINPLALARGLARTVLDLGARIYARSPAESFERRGDRWVVKTAKGEISGRALVMATNAYSGEFSKSLVPEIAREVMPVLSWQMSTQPLSDNVRKTIIPGRQAMSDTHGELYFARYDARNRLVTGGAVLGPGNKVERIKARVTARLQRLWPQIGEVSFDYVWNGYVGMTADFLPRIHRLGPNAYGWTGCNGRAVALTMPLGRELARAVQGAPESELALPFTEPVTYVAHGLLRKIAPWMLVLYRYRDAQEPVGGDRFELLRWAEYFLASRR
- a CDS encoding ABC transporter permease; its protein translation is MRILTLAGRRLAASIPTLVLILIGVFLLLQFAPGDTVDAMMAQMGGGDAATAKALRQFYGLDLSIPAQLGNYLWRLVRLDLGFSSIYGKPVASVILERLPPTILLMTASLSFAFFFGLVFGVIAARGVNRWPDTLISTLGLIFYATPSFWFGLMAIVVFSVYLQWLPPGGFEDIGAVQTGIWRVLDIASHLVLPTLTLGLIFLAIYLRIMRASMLEVLNLDYVRTARAKGLDETRVVTRHVLRNALLPMVTLIGLQAGTMLGGSVVVESVFSLPGLGRLAYESVVQRDLNTLLGIVFVSALLVITVNFVVDLIYARLDPRITAEG